From Cannabis sativa cultivar Pink pepper isolate KNU-18-1 chromosome 8, ASM2916894v1, whole genome shotgun sequence, a single genomic window includes:
- the LOC115701182 gene encoding uncharacterized protein At5g39865 translates to MGCASSKQKRCRNCQGPYSPVPRSYSMHVHHPPEKNGDSYHLVALTSSTLGSIKLETPFQNDTVHNHDDDETDYLKSKDFSVGLVEAKTWSNMINEKIPKVLPKTPIRTPPGEPETINAWELMEGLEDISPFRSPIHVRSFSFDIVRDPIPIPTSPFDRPKSRFQENNNDSSSPKPMWLHLSDKEDLNSDSGVTEFDPEIISSFRKSLEDKPKEKLILYFTSLRGVRKTYEDCCNVRVILKSLCVKVDERDVSMHSGFKDELKELLKDGFHGGGLPRVFMGNKYIGGADEIRRLNEDGQLEKLLECCEKVDDDCGDGGGACEACGDVRFVPCETCSGSCKIYYEAEKEEEETEEGEEEHEHEEEEDYGFQRCPDCNENGLIRCPICCN, encoded by the coding sequence ATGGGTTGTGCAAGCTCTAAGCAAAAGCGATGCCGGAACTGTCAAGGGCCATATTCGCCGGTGCCGAGAAGTTACTCAATGCACGTCCACCACCCACCGGAGAAGAACGGCGACAGTTACCATTTGGTTGCTCTTACTTCCTCAACCTTGGGCTCGATCAAACTCGAAACCCCATTTCAAAACGACACCGTTCACAaccatgatgatgatgaaactGATTATCTAAAAAGCAAAGATTTTTCAGTTGGACTTGTTGAGGCAAAGACTTGGTCTAATATGATCAATGAAAAAATCCCAAAAGTTTTGCCCAAGACCCCAATCAGAACACCTCCCGGTGAGCCTGAAACGATTAATGCTTGGGAATTAATGGAAGGTCTTGAAGATATTAGTCCTTTCAGATCACCCATTCATGTTAGAAGCTTCTCCTTTGATATTGTTAGAGATCCAATTCCAATTCCCACTTCTCCTTTTGATCGTCCCAAATCAAGATTTCAAGAGAATAATAACGATTCTTCTTCCCCTAAGCCCATGTGGCTTCATTTATCAGACAAAGAAGACTTGAATTCAGATTCCGGGGTTACTGAATTCGACCCGGAAATCATCTCAAGTTTCAGAAAATCACTCGAGGACAAACCCAAAGAGAAGCTAATTCTATACTTCACTAGTCTCCGAGGAGTTAGGAAAACGTACGAGGATTGCTGCAATGTGAGGGTGATCTTAAAGAGCCTGTGTGTAAAAGTAGACGAGCGCGATGTTTCGATGCATTCGGGGTTCAAAGACGAGCTTAAAGAGCTATTAAAAGATGGCTTTCATGGTGGTGGTTTGCCAAGAGTGTTTATGGGGAACAAATACATTGGTGGAGCTGATGAAATCAGAAGATTAAATGAAGATGGTCAGCTTGAGAAGTTACTCGAATGTTGCGAAAAGGTTGATGATGATTGTGGAGATGGTGGTGGAGCTTGTGAGGCTTGTGGGGATGTAAGATTTGTGCCATGTGAGACATGTTCAGGGAGttgtaaaatatattatgaagcagagaaagaagaagaagaaacagaggaaggagaagaagaacatgaacatgaagaagaagaagattatgGTTTCCAACGTTGTCCTGATTGTAATGAAAATGGCCTAATACGTTGTCCCATTTGTTGCAATTAA